From the Candidatus Zixiibacteriota bacterium genome, the window TGCCGGACTATCCGGCACGGCATTCGGTTCTTTCGGTGAGGGATACCTGCGTTTCTCCTACGCCAACTCGGTGACGAACATCAAGGAAGCGCTGGCTCGGTTCAGTAAATTCCTGGTGGGCGCGACGGTATAAAGCAAACGCCGAGGATGGACCCCCGCCTTCGCGGGGGTGACAGAGATAAGTGCGGGGGTGACAAAACGAGCATGGCCGGGTAACTGCCCGGCCTTTTTTTGTATGAGCACGTATCGGGTTGGGCTGGGTCCTTTCCCGCTTAGAGCGGGATGAGACCCTGCGCCAGTCTACTGTGCGCCAAGTGTGAGCACGTATAGCGGGTCCGTCTTCGCCGTAGGTCCGCCGAAGGAGGGAACCCGCCTCTTGACCGTAGGTCAGGACCCCTTGTGGTCCTGACATCCCGCGCCACGCGGGATTCTCTTGGAACTGACACTCGGGTGACGTACACCATACACAGAAGAGAAGATGGATTCCGGGTCAAAGCCCGGAATGACAGATGATGGGCGGAAAGCGCAATGAGTGATTTATCACCCAGCCTTTCTTGAAACATAGTTTTAATTGAAAAACGACCGGGCTGCTCCTAATATAAGGGCATGAAGTATGCAGTGGTGACCACCAACTTGCTTGACCTGCGCACACATCCGGACCACGGAGCCGAGCGGGCCAGCCAGCTCTTTTTGGGACAGCCTTTGATGGTCACTAGTGTTCGCAGAGGTTTCGCCCGCGTAAAGCAGCCGGACGGTTACTCAGGCTGGGTTGACCAGAGGTTTTTATCGAAAGCCGAACGAACGATTTTTGATCAATGGCCGTCGATGGTCAACGCCGTGGTGTCCAGCGCCAAAGGTGCGCCGTGTTTTGACTCAAGCGGTAAACCCACGCCGCCGCACATTTTGCTCTATGGCACCCTGGTGAAGACAGCCTGCTCCCGTAGGGGCACACAAAGGCTTGCTCTTGCGGGAGAAGGGAATCTCTTTGTTAAGAGATCGCATTTCAGGTCGATTAGTCGAACAACGGCGGGAAAACTATCCGGGCGGCGGCTATTGAATGAAGCGCGCAGATTTCTCGGCGTGCCGTATTTGTGGGGTGGTGTTAGTCCTCTGGGCTTTGACTGTTCCGGATTCGTCCAGACTCTTTTGGCCGGTTTCGGAATTTGCATACCCAGAGACACGCGCCAACAGATCGGAGTAGGTCAAAAAGTGGAACGAGATCGTATAAAGACCGGAGACCTGATGTTTTTCGACCGGCATGTCGGCTTGGCTATCGGCGCAGAGAAGATAATACATGCTTCGCGCGGCGGTGGCGGTGTCAGGATAAACAGCTTGAACCGAAACGACCATGACTACCGCGCTGATCTGGATCGCGATTTTCGAACGGCAAGGAGATTGTTGTAATGGAACTATCAACTTTCAAAGTCAGCATCCCACTCAAGAAAAAGTTCACTGTGGCCGGGGGAGATGCTTCCATAAAAACCAACTTGTTGATAGTTCTCAACAATCGTTATCCCGGCGAGGCCGCGCCTTCCGTGCAGTACGGACCGAGCGTGGATGATCTGCTGGTCGACATTGAAAAAGGCCTTGAGGTATTGCGCAATCTCGACACTATCGATACCGACACTCTGGCATTGGTGGATGGCTTACAGATCGATCCTACAGCCAGAGCTGCGCTCACCGGTATGGTGCTGAATTATATCTCCGGTGAAACACGTCGATATCCCTGGGAGGTGATGTCGCTCAGCACACCGGTCGGGATCAAAAGTTCGTTCACCGTAGCCATTGCCGAAACAAACGAAATGATTCGGGATATCAAGAAGTCTGCTTACCCGATCGTGAAAGTCAAGATGGGGCATGAGCAGGACGTCATGCTTCTGGACGCGCTGAGTCAAATCAAAGACAAGGAGATTCGTGTCGACGCCAATGGTGGATGGTCCTGTGCCAAGGCGGAAGAGATGATCCACCACCTGGGGGAGTGTGGTGTGACGGTGATCGAGCAACCGACCAGCATCGACTTCGTCAAGGAATGGCCGCATCTTAAAGGTAAGCAAGAGCAGGTCGAACTGATAATCGATGAAGGCCTGGGGTCCGGTGAGGACTACGATCAATGTCGGGAGTTCGTCGACGGTGTTAACCTGAAAATGGAAAAGTGCGGAGGCATTCTCAAGGCCATGGAACTGGCCCGCCGGGCGCGCGAAGACGGGAAAAAGATCATGCTCGGTTGTATGGTTGAATCGTCGGTCGGTATTGCCCAGTCGGTTTACATGTCGTCATTGGCCGATTACTTCGACCTGGACGGACCCTTGCTTCTTGAGGATGACATCGCACGTGGAATCAGTTTTGACATGGAGTCAATTCGAGTCGACCGGGAGATA encodes:
- a CDS encoding C40 family peptidase, with product MKYAVVTTNLLDLRTHPDHGAERASQLFLGQPLMVTSVRRGFARVKQPDGYSGWVDQRFLSKAERTIFDQWPSMVNAVVSSAKGAPCFDSSGKPTPPHILLYGTLVKTACSRRGTQRLALAGEGNLFVKRSHFRSISRTTAGKLSGRRLLNEARRFLGVPYLWGGVSPLGFDCSGFVQTLLAGFGICIPRDTRQQIGVGQKVERDRIKTGDLMFFDRHVGLAIGAEKIIHASRGGGGVRINSLNRNDHDYRADLDRDFRTARRLL